The genomic segment aatacaattttacagcttcaaaaacaaaatcattcaaaacCTTCGGAGCAACCAAAGAAtcacaaaatatttaattccaTAAGTAACCCTGTCCAAATCACATGCACAGTACCATATCACATTTGAGTAACTTGTTCATATATAAACATCAAGTGAAATTCTATAGGggttaaaaatgagaaaaataattagcTTCTACTTATCATTCATGGACATGAACTCTCGTGTGCGCAGATCCATGCATGTAGAGGTCTATAAAATCCCAGGTGAATATCTCCACATCCCCAACAAGTAGGGGCAGCACGCCACCCATAATGTCAAACAATCCCTTGGCATCATAACCATAAACTTACACCCAATTTTGTAACAAGTAACCAATTGAAGCAAGCTTGACATAATATTAGTCAAATACTTATTGTGCATACTGgaccaaaaacaaacataaataaaatacaaaacaagcAGATTTATATAGTTCTTCAAAACTAGGTACGTTCACGGAGacagcagattgtatattattggAAGAATaatacaaacactcaactcaactcagtacaatcccacaaaactcagtgtttcactcttacactcggtatttctctcttatttgtttttttttactatcacaATTGCACTTGCACTCACTGCACACTTGCTGTTTCCCTACTCTCTCTTTGTCTTTATTTATAGGAGAAATGAAAGCTTTGGCAGCAACTAATAAATACCAACTAACTACTAACTACTACAATAAATATTGCAGCTAATTTTAGTGTATTTGTCATAAGTGATGGTGGTTGAAAAATGTTGACAAATTTGCTACAATACCAACCCATGACACACTATACATAATACAAACTGGCTTCAAGGCCATCATTGGAGGGAGCAAAACCACATAAATATCACGAAACTGGATAAACAACCATACatgctctatatatatattacacgCAATATATAATGATCAATGCTAGAGATTCAAACGAACATGGAGGAAAAACATCCATGCCAGTTAAATATCCCGTGTCAATCTTCTCGAGGGAGCTTTTTTCCCCATGGTAGGCAAGGGACAAGAGACGATGAATGAGCTTTCCAGGTTATCTTGAGAATGTTTAATGTAGAGCCCATAAATGAGACGTACAGACGGAATTGCATTATTCCAAATACTGAGACAGGAAGGAATGAAGCAATGGAAAGGAGTAATGTTGTCAACTTCCTCTCTGATTGAATGAGTATCAAAATTGTTGCCCCAAAGGATAGCATGGTCGTTATCacagaaaagaagaggaaggtGAAGCCAACAATAAGTTTTCGAGGAAGAGAGATGTGGAAATCTTGTAGCTCAATCGGAGAGGTCAacaaagagagaaacaccacAAGCGAAGTCAAAGAGCTTGCTAAGGAGACAACATCGGAGACAGTGAAAATCAGAAAATAGGGAGAGTTGATGAAGTTGGGCTTGCCATTTTCATCGGAACCTCCGGGCACAGTATAGGCAGCAGCAAAGACAACAGTAGCAACAAGTGCAGCTACAGTTGAACAAGACTGAGATGTTTCCTTGATCCATTTTTGTGCCTTTTTCAGTTGCTCCTTGTGCGAAATTTCGAAGCACTCTCTTGCAGTTTTTCCATCGTCGTTCAGAAGCGGGACATAATGATCAGGAATTACCTCTTTTACTCGCTGCAATAATTGGGAGATAAATATGAATGTTATTGCTAAATAAAACTACGAATTACAGAAAAGTTATTAGTAGAGCgcagataatttttaattgtgaataatatttaagtttttccCTAAGTAGTTGGTTAGGAGAACTAGTTCAGCCTGATGTCTTAATTAAGTTCGAGTTTTAATCGGTACTCTTATACAAGATGGATTAAAAGGGCTCACCTCAAACCATTGCAACTCCTCCTGAAGTTGTAGTGCAGGCCCAGGCTTGGTTACTCCACTGTTTTGGTTTACTTCTGCAACATGGTGCAACAATGAGCTGTTGCTATTATCAACAACTCGACGTAGTCTAGCAAACGGTATTTCCTGTTGCTTCACAAAATCGAAGATCTTTTTCTGGCGGTACATGACGGCCACATCCAAAATGCTCCGATTCATTTCATCACGCTGGTCAATAGCATGAGGATATAGTTTTATTATCTGCTGCACAATCTTTTCTATTCCCCTTCTAGTTGCAGTAAACAATGGGATCTCCTTTTTTGTAGTCAATGACGACATCGTTACAGAAGTTTGTGGTGGTAGAATTTGGGTTTCAGACGTTTGCACTCCTTTCAATGACTTATCTTCTTTTATTAGGCTTTCGGAGAATCTCAAAGCAAAGACATGCTTTCTTTTCTGGTCCCAGATTCCTTTTAGCCAACATACTACATCAAAgggaatgaaattaaacatGGATGAGAGCTAGACATTATTATGAAATGGAAAGAAATGTTAATAATGATAGTAAAAGGTGAAAACTAAATTTAGTGGAAGCATCTAAAATATAGGATGTGAACCAAAACCACTTTATAACATCGAATCacattatcttaaaaataattttatattaattcactAATACACCTTTTTAAGAGACAATTGGTGTTAAAAATTGGGGAGAACTACTCTGCTTGTGTAGCCCGTGACCACTGAAAAAAGAAACTGCGACTCAGTTATATTCGAACTAATATTGGCTACAGGATTCAAATATAGGGTCAAgccatgaaatttaaaattcttatgATTCCTTGATGTTGACATGAATAAAATGTGTTTCATTGCATTGGAGAACTGGATCTAATCTCGATTTATAAAGGTAGCTCAATAATACCTTTAGGGATCTTTAAATAGTTGAGTAGGCCGCCTCTTTGATTCCTATCCGAGACACTCCCCAGATCTCCTGAGTTCCTCCCCCGACCGCTCTCAAGATCTCTCTTCTTTGCCAGGCACCAACTTTTAACCTTTGATTTTACCTCGTGGTGACGTTTAACAGGAAGGCCTGCAACATAATTTAGAGTTcaaattatatacatatatatgtatgtgtCTGTCCATGGTATTCAAACAAGAATATGTAGGCAATATTGTAAGGTCTAATAATGTGGTTGGAGTAGGCATACAACAGTAGATGAGTCTTTCAAATATTCCCATGGGAAATTCACTCTCAAAAGCAGCTGGCATTTCGGCTAGAAGTTGAAGAGTAGATATTTGATTTTTGTCCTTCAAGCTGGCGAGCGATTTATCCAGTTCTAGCAACAGTAAAGCTGTTTCTGCATTCATGAAATTAGGAAGacaaaaattatacaatatcTTATATATGTATACCTTTTAAATTTGAGAATTCAATAAAGAGAGGAATTGTTACCAAATTTTTGCCCTATGATAGCAGCGCTAAGGATGGACAGGTTATCTTCCGTTCTCTGGCGGTGAATTGTTAATAGGAGGCCATCATCATCCACGCATTGTCCTGGTTTGGATGTGATTAAAAACTCCACTATTTCTGTCTCAGCAAATTCAGCAGCTGTAAACAATGGGGTTTCACCGAACTCATTTGGAACCGAAAGCAGCTCTGGACAACGTTCTACCAAGAATATTACAGCTTCATAATTCCCATAGAAGGTTGCCTCGTGAAGAACCGTATttccaaatttgttttttgtcttgAGAAATTCTTCCTCAGTTACAGAAAATGCtcttttcttcatgatttcaagtaaaactttaaGTTGTTTCTCTGTTTTGCTGTACACAGCTAGATGAAGTACAGTATCCTTAGAGGGCGTAACTGGACAGTCGATTATTTCGAAATGTTCCTGATAGTAGTCAATCATGCTTTGCCAGTCTCCATTCATGGCTGCTCCATAAGGTGCTTCTTTCATTTCTATCTCAGATGCTATCTACATAAAATTATGTAAGTAACTATTGTTAATGAACAATCTCAACTCAAAGCTAATTATACTGTTAGGTGAAATCCTAAGcaattttatattaactcaCAATACCGATCATTAATATAATGGAAAACAAATTTATCACTCAAAGAGAACTGCAAGTATATCATGCACGTACATACCTTTTAGTAATGGAAATGTGTTGGCAGATGATGGTAGTTTAGGAGGTAGTTTAGAGGTTTTAGTGATTAGAGATTGAAATGAAAGTAGTTTGATAGTTAAggtttttagtttataatttgGAAATGGTTGAAGGACAAAGCAAAGATTTTGTTGATATGAGATATAATACAAGGAGGACAGTTTCAAGACAAAGGTTTTAAGCTTAACATAGTTTTTGGCTTACCTTACAAGTAATGATTGCATATCTATTTATAGCCTTTTTAAACAACCTAAATAGAATAATTTTGACAAACTTTCCAGCCATAGAACTTGCAGGAATCTTAGTCAATACACTACAAAATTGTAGAGTTCTTTGAATTGTGGATGAACATTCTTTCTTTCCTAGAACACTCCTagtgtttgtttgatttttctagAACTTTCCTAACTTAACTTAACACTAACTTGTAGTTTATAGTATTTTCTAGAATTGATCTCTAGAATCTTCTTTAAGTGCATTAATAATTTAACACTCCTTCTTAATGCATTTTACTCATATTCTAAGTTGATCTCGTAATGCCTCAAATTTGACTTCTGGAAATGCTTTCATGAAGATATTTGCTAATTGTTTCACAATCTTGCAATATTTGAACTCAATTTCTTTATTGCTAATTGCTTCTCGTAGAAAGTGATATTTGATTGATATGTACCTAGTACTTCTATgaaatataagaatttttttcatagCAATTGTTGActtattatcatataatatcattttagatCCATTAATTTCTCGATATTATATCTAGATTTTTTagacattttattattttattaagctTAGATTGAAAAGTATTCTCATAAAGTCTTTTTCGTAGCTACTAGGTCTTTTCTCATGTACTTTTAAAGAACCCATTAGTTTAGCCACTAACAAGGTTGTtaaatcttttgattgtttaaTGGCAGTAACTATAAAGTCATTTTCTTGTAAGATTGACTAGAAACTTTTCAACAACCTTTTGATAAGTAATATTTTCTCCTAAAGATCTCATTTGATTTATCACTACTTTAATTAGTCCATGATAATCTTTAACAGTCTGATAATctttcatcttaatatttttcaactcttttcGTAGTGTTTGGAGTCTAATTGTGCATACCTTAGAATCGCCGAGAAACTTTTTCTGCAATATACCCCATGCGTCATTTGCTGTTGAAGCTCCAACAatccttgaaaaaaattttattagccAGTGATTGTTGAATCAAATAAAGGGCACTAGCATCCTTCTGCTTTTTCACCTCTAACTCCTTCCGCTGTGCTTCTTCTAGAGTAGAGATATTTTTTGGCTCCTCAACTCTATTCTCAACAATGTCCCAAAGATTTTGAGACCTGAAGAGtgtttccatttttattttccacaAATCATAGTCTCCACCATCAAAAATAGGAAGTGACACAAAGATAGATTGTGATGAATTTATGGTGGCCATAAAGACTCTAATGCTCACTTACGATCAATTGGGCTCTAATACTATTTTTAGAAGATGGTGATAGTTTAAGAGTTAGTTTAGAGGTTTTAGTGATTAGGGATTGAAATGAAAGTAGTTTGGTGGTTAAGATTTTTAGTTGTAGTAGTTTAGTAAAAGAAGAACTTAGTTTATAGAATGGAAATGGTTGAAGTAGAAGAGTTTTAGGACAAAGGTTCTAAGCTTAACATAGTTTTTGGCTTACCTTACAAGTGATGATTGTTGGGAATTTCaggacaactaaccggatcaattcagcggaatacaattcacaattcacaagtcccaatcctttttttttttctctttgtgcagtaaaaaacagattcaaacaatgatcaaatataatgcaaataatcacacaaattaacaccaagatttttacgtggaaaacccgatgcgggaaaaaccacgggaccggagtccacctaaaaacttccactatcacaaataatgggttcacaactgttcttcctcatattcaactaagggatacaacatatatatcatcaagaactacttattctcggattacaacaagattaaaggagattatttgagaaaaactcacaaaactgacagccccattttctgtcaaaacggccagcttccacaccaccaatcttcgatccaaccgtccagaatgaagaggaatgtgtctagaagctgctgtcaaaatctcagcccgatccaacggtgaacgagccggaaatcgaagaaagaacacaggctgctctgctgcctcttcttctcttttctcttgtttttctcccgtttttgctactgccatctacagtggcagctcctatattaattcaaagagacagccttgccttgctgtctcttactaattaatgtggtggtcccaccatcacatggtgcgggaccacacacaacaaatctccccctcacgcaccatgtgaggaattcgccatactggcgatcaacatgtaagcttcaatttatgaggctctgataagcctgcttcccttctgcaaaactcaaacttctctctcggtaAAGGTTTGGTCATCATGTCTGACACGTTGTCATCGGTATGGATCTTCTCgacaacaaatgacttcatctccatagcatctcgaatccattgatatctaacctcaatgtgctttgaccgagagtgaaaagtaggatgcttactgagatggattgcactttgactatcacagtgcaacacaaagttctcttgaactaggccaagttcatgtaagaacttcttcatccataacaactctttgcctccttcagtaagagcaatatattcagcctctgtagtggataatgccacacatttttgcaaccttgattgccatgagactgctccccctgcaaacttcatcaagtatcctgatgtggactttctagaatcaatatcaccagccatatctgcatctgtgtatccatccaacacaggtttatcattaccaaaacataagctgaaactagaagtacctttgagatacctgagtatccatttcactgctgaccagtgttctttaccaggattggagaggaaccgactaaccataccaactgcatgagctatatccggccttgtgcaaaccatgacatacatcaagctaccaactgcggatgcataaggaacctttttcatctcatctctttcttcatcacttgaaggacactgcttagaacttagtttaaagtggcttgcaagtggagaacaaactggtttggagttgctcatgttgaatctctcaagtaccttttggacatatctctcttgagatagccaaagtttctccttcttcctgtcacgtgtgatctttatgccaagaatctgttttgtcggtcctaagtctttcattgcaaaagacttgcttaactcttccttcaaaatctgaatcttcttagcatcatggccaacaatcaacatatcatccacatacaacaggagaataataaagtttccatctggaaaccttttcataaatacacaatgatcagaagtggtcctgtcataaccatgatccaccatgaaagaatcaaacttcttgtaccattgtcttggagcttgctttaacccatataagctctttttcaacttgcaaactagctgctctttaccttttgcttcaaacccttcagg from the Populus nigra chromosome 9, ddPopNigr1.1, whole genome shotgun sequence genome contains:
- the LOC133702828 gene encoding uncharacterized protein LOC133702828 — encoded protein: MKEAPYGAAMNGDWQSMIDYYQEHFEIIDCPVTPSKDTVLHLAVYSKTEKQLKVLLEIMKKRAFSVTEEEFLKTKNKFGNTVLHEATFYGNYEAVIFLVERCPELLSVPNEFGETPLFTAAEFAETEIVEFLITSKPGQCVDDDGLLLTIHRQRTEDNLSILSAAIIGQKFETALLLLELDKSLASLKDKNQISTLQLLAEMPAAFESEFPMGIFERLIYCCLPVKRHHEVKSKVKSWCLAKKRDLESGRGRNSGDLGSVSDRNQRGGLLNYLKIPKVCWLKGIWDQKRKHVFALRFSESLIKEDKSLKGVQTSETQILPPQTSVTMSSLTTKKEIPLFTATRRGIEKIVQQIIKLYPHAIDQRDEMNRSILDVAVMYRQKKIFDFVKQQEIPFARLRRVVDNSNSSLLHHVAEVNQNSGVTKPGPALQLQEELQWFERVKEVIPDHYVPLLNDDGKTARECFEISHKEQLKKAQKWIKETSQSCSTVAALVATVVFAAAYTVPGGSDENGKPNFINSPYFLIFTVSDVVSLASSLTSLVVFLSLLTSPIELQDFHISLPRKLIVGFTFLFFSVITTMLSFGATILILIQSERKLTTLLLSIASFLPVSVFGIMQFRLYVSFMGSTLNILKITWKAHSSSLVPCLPWGKKLPRED